From Paenibacillus sp. GP183, one genomic window encodes:
- a CDS encoding DUF2071 domain-containing protein — protein MIMNSQRPWPVPSGSWIIKQSWRDLLFLHYPVKVESLRHHVPIGLEIDTYNESAWISVVPFWMSGIRFRGTPSVPYLSNFPELNVRTYVKVGNKPGVFFFSLDAESAFGVFFGRRIYKLPYFFSHIHIAREADNKQFYESIRKEKRVTFKGSYKPISEVYHAEQGTLDYWLVERYCLYSEDRNRVFISEINHQPWIFRMWSMRLAIIRCLKHMKLIYQNHFVLTIVKG, from the coding sequence ATGATCATGAATTCACAACGACCTTGGCCAGTCCCAAGTGGTTCTTGGATCATAAAGCAAAGTTGGCGAGATCTTTTATTTTTGCATTACCCCGTCAAGGTAGAATCTCTTAGACATCATGTTCCCATTGGTTTAGAAATTGATACTTATAATGAATCTGCTTGGATTAGTGTTGTGCCTTTTTGGATGAGTGGAATTCGGTTTAGGGGAACTCCATCCGTACCTTATTTATCGAATTTTCCAGAACTAAACGTCAGAACTTATGTGAAAGTAGGAAATAAACCTGGAGTTTTTTTCTTTAGTTTAGATGCAGAGAGTGCGTTTGGGGTTTTCTTTGGCAGAAGAATCTATAAATTACCTTATTTCTTTTCACATATACATATCGCTCGCGAGGCGGATAATAAACAATTCTATGAAAGCATTAGAAAAGAGAAGAGAGTTACATTTAAGGGAAGCTATAAACCAATATCGGAAGTTTACCACGCAGAACAAGGAACCTTAGATTATTGGTTAGTTGAAAGGTATTGTTTATACAGTGAGGATCGTAATCGGGTATTTATTTCTGAAATTAATCATCAACCGTGGATTTTCAGGATGTGGAGTATGAGATTAGCGATAATTCGATGCTTAAAGCATATGAAATTGATTTACCAGAACCATTTTGTGCTCACTATTGTAAAAGGATAG
- a CDS encoding alkaline phosphatase family protein, with amino-acid sequence MKNIFRCLVTSTSALLLAAAPFATLASAESSPTTSSPIKHTVVIFQENRSFDNYFGTYPYAPGFNPLSSTPQDVRNFKYVIGNTARDVSCNVYNPDDNGNPVYPWHDAGKANIQQVDVNHNYADMITMVNSGKMDKFYTMNSKGTTLNPTRGKLSMSYFDYNEIPAYWQYAQHYALADNYFQPISGPSTPGAFYLIAAQSGNGSAAASNKDPNSQITGDPTPKNGPFGGDNSAGLTYNLTYKNIGDELTGSKQSWAWYSGGWDAAKAATNATKPALDKNILSTVSPEALKYSPHHNPFQYFQNYENGKYDNNLKDYNNFSTDVVNGTLPQVSFVKAGYGDDEHPGLGNQSTPSAEDFTVKTINQIMNSPYWKDTAIIITYDEGGGFYDHIAPPAAVTTADGLVGNGPRVPALVISPYAKQNYVSHVQYDHTSILKFLETNYNLPALNNRDAAANNLTDMFDFNNPNFTPYMYQDDNSKAVSPWGTPAKVQFNNALLAHGLNEENAFVKDSSIMIPIVDLARNLNATVSYDSNTQTITLQYNGHSVGLKLYSNQASIDGQSITLKDAIWDSSSSHGYISAKSLVDLPNLTVSTNDQGATIQTK; translated from the coding sequence TTGAAAAATATTTTTCGTTGTTTAGTTACATCTACAAGCGCTCTTTTGTTAGCAGCCGCACCATTTGCTACATTGGCGTCCGCAGAGTCGTCTCCCACCACTTCTTCACCTATTAAACACACAGTTGTTATTTTCCAAGAGAACCGATCTTTTGACAACTACTTTGGTACGTATCCTTATGCACCGGGCTTTAATCCACTCAGCAGCACACCTCAAGATGTAAGAAACTTTAAATATGTAATCGGTAATACGGCAAGAGATGTGAGCTGCAATGTCTACAATCCGGATGATAACGGCAATCCGGTTTACCCTTGGCACGATGCAGGAAAAGCTAATATTCAACAAGTGGACGTCAACCATAATTATGCAGACATGATCACGATGGTAAACAGCGGAAAAATGGACAAGTTTTATACTATGAATTCCAAAGGGACAACTTTAAACCCCACCCGCGGAAAATTGTCCATGTCGTACTTCGACTACAATGAAATCCCAGCTTACTGGCAGTATGCTCAGCATTATGCATTAGCTGATAATTATTTCCAACCGATTTCGGGTCCATCCACACCAGGTGCTTTTTATCTTATAGCAGCGCAATCCGGTAATGGGTCTGCCGCGGCCAGCAATAAGGATCCTAATTCACAAATCACCGGTGACCCAACTCCTAAAAATGGTCCATTTGGTGGAGATAACTCTGCTGGACTTACATATAATCTCACGTACAAAAACATTGGGGATGAGTTGACTGGCTCGAAACAATCCTGGGCGTGGTATTCAGGAGGCTGGGATGCAGCAAAAGCAGCAACAAATGCAACCAAACCTGCTTTGGACAAAAATATCCTTTCAACAGTTTCACCTGAGGCACTGAAATATTCACCGCACCACAATCCGTTCCAATATTTTCAAAACTATGAGAACGGAAAATATGACAATAACTTAAAAGACTATAATAATTTTAGTACAGATGTTGTAAATGGAACTCTGCCGCAAGTCAGTTTTGTAAAAGCTGGATATGGTGACGATGAGCATCCGGGCCTCGGAAATCAAAGTACTCCATCCGCAGAGGATTTTACCGTTAAAACCATTAATCAGATCATGAATAGTCCTTACTGGAAAGACACGGCTATTATTATCACTTACGACGAGGGTGGCGGTTTTTACGACCATATAGCTCCACCGGCGGCAGTTACAACAGCGGACGGATTGGTTGGAAACGGCCCGCGTGTACCGGCACTAGTTATTTCACCTTATGCAAAGCAAAATTATGTCAGCCATGTGCAATACGATCATACCTCCATTTTGAAGTTCCTTGAAACAAACTACAATTTGCCAGCTTTAAACAACCGTGATGCTGCTGCCAACAATTTAACGGACATGTTTGATTTTAACAATCCAAACTTCACACCTTATATGTATCAAGATGATAATAGCAAGGCGGTATCTCCTTGGGGAACACCTGCTAAAGTTCAATTTAACAATGCCCTTCTAGCACATGGGCTAAACGAAGAAAATGCATTTGTAAAAGATAGCAGCATAATGATTCCAATCGTAGATCTTGCGCGTAACCTGAATGCCACTGTGTCTTATGATAGCAATACACAAACGATAACACTTCAATACAATGGACATTCAGTAGGACTTAAATTGTACTCCAATCAAGCTTCAATAGATGGACAATCTATTACACTGAAGGATGCAATTTGGGACAGCTCAAGCAGCCATGGTTACATTTCAGCAAAATCGCTTGTAGATTTGCCAAATCTTACTGTAAGTACTAATGACCAAGGCGCAACAATTCAAACAAAGTAA
- a CDS encoding PepSY domain-containing protein, with translation MKSIRKKIVVGTVAASLIFGGGLIVMPHNQSFAAVTGTSTANTTITTTDDQETADDGGPIADDQNKEAADLSQVALQKQAKITKEQSTTIATAQVQGTVKDVQLEDENGTAVYNVQIQDSNGRITEVNVDAATGKINKQEQADNKQEGQDKETNDDQLQ, from the coding sequence GTGAAATCGATTCGTAAGAAAATCGTTGTGGGCACCGTAGCAGCAAGTTTGATATTTGGAGGTGGCCTGATCGTAATGCCACATAATCAGTCATTCGCGGCAGTTACAGGAACTTCTACCGCAAACACGACAATAACAACAACAGACGACCAAGAGACAGCCGATGATGGAGGACCGATAGCAGATGACCAAAATAAAGAAGCCGCTGATTTAAGTCAAGTCGCTCTGCAGAAGCAAGCCAAAATTACAAAAGAGCAAAGCACCACCATTGCTACGGCACAAGTTCAAGGAACCGTAAAAGATGTTCAACTGGAAGATGAAAATGGCACAGCTGTATACAATGTACAGATTCAAGACAGCAATGGTCGAATCACGGAAGTTAATGTAGATGCTGCGACTGGAAAAATCAATAAACAGGAACAAGCAGATAATAAGCAAGAAGGTCAAGATAAGGAAACGAATGACGATCAACTACAATAA
- a CDS encoding class I SAM-dependent methyltransferase: MTEFWETSFIEKQTMWGFEPTDSAIVTKDFFLERNVKDILVPGIGYGRNAKVFIDNGIKVTGIEISKTAIDLARQNGLDISIFQGSVTDMPFDNKLYDGIFCYALIHLLNNRERDKFIKDCYNQLKPNGYMIFTTVSKKAPMFGKGKQLDKDYFEIMEGVKMFFYDSESIKQEFEKYGLVEFSEIDEPSKNMKNKPPVKFIIVKCKKEL; this comes from the coding sequence ATGACGGAATTCTGGGAAACAAGTTTTATAGAAAAACAAACGATGTGGGGATTTGAACCTACAGACTCCGCAATCGTGACAAAGGACTTTTTCCTTGAAAGGAATGTTAAGGACATACTGGTACCAGGTATTGGATATGGCAGAAATGCAAAGGTTTTTATTGACAATGGAATAAAAGTAACAGGTATTGAGATTTCAAAAACAGCGATTGATTTAGCGAGGCAAAACGGGCTTGATATTAGTATTTTTCAGGGTTCAGTAACTGATATGCCTTTTGATAACAAACTCTATGACGGTATATTTTGCTATGCACTTATTCACTTATTGAATAATCGTGAGAGAGATAAGTTTATTAAAGATTGCTATAATCAGTTAAAGCCAAATGGATATATGATTTTTACGACTGTTTCAAAAAAAGCCCCAATGTTTGGAAAGGGCAAACAATTGGATAAAGACTATTTCGAGATAATGGAAGGCGTAAAAATGTTTTTTTATGATTCTGAATCCATAAAACAAGAATTTGAAAAATATGGACTGGTAGAGTTTTCAGAAATTGACGAGCCAAGTAAGAACATGAAAAATAAACCTCCAGTAAAATTTATAATTGTAAAATGTAAGAAAGAACTATAA
- a CDS encoding HAD family hydrolase: protein MDISAIVLDLDGTLLNSSKKVSERNLDAVLRCSHNGMKIIVATARPPRSVRALLPIELLDISSFVFYNGALIVDVKAGLEEHIPIDRTTTEDILDYCSVKLPDCVISLEVKDHWYSNHKILDNAVYNPLFHPIVCEYRELKQHLATKILITDFGEPKELRLLFEEKVNYLLTDKGKLVQMMNKSVSKATGILKLISHYGINTSQIIVFGDDYNDIEMFKISAYSVAMLNAVDELKNLADEITDTNDNDGVAQILEMILRGVR from the coding sequence ATGGATATTTCAGCAATCGTTCTTGATCTTGATGGGACTCTATTAAATTCAAGTAAGAAAGTGTCCGAGCGAAATTTGGATGCAGTTTTAAGATGCAGCCATAACGGAATGAAGATCATTGTTGCAACAGCCAGACCACCTAGATCAGTTCGGGCATTACTACCGATTGAACTGTTAGATATATCCTCATTTGTATTTTATAATGGCGCATTGATCGTGGATGTAAAGGCGGGACTAGAAGAACACATACCCATTGACAGAACAACTACAGAAGATATATTGGATTATTGTTCAGTGAAGCTGCCAGATTGTGTAATAAGCCTTGAAGTTAAAGACCATTGGTACTCTAACCATAAAATCCTGGATAATGCCGTGTATAACCCTTTATTCCATCCAATAGTATGTGAGTATAGGGAGTTAAAGCAGCATTTAGCAACAAAGATATTAATAACTGATTTCGGTGAGCCAAAGGAATTACGTCTATTATTCGAAGAAAAAGTTAATTATTTATTAACTGACAAAGGGAAACTTGTTCAGATGATGAATAAATCAGTTTCTAAGGCTACTGGAATACTAAAACTAATTAGTCATTATGGCATTAACACTTCCCAAATTATCGTTTTTGGTGATGATTACAACGACATTGAAATGTTTAAGATATCAGCATATTCGGTTGCGATGTTGAATGCAGTCGATGAGTTAAAGAACTTAGCAGATGAAATAACGGATACAAATGATAATGATGGTGTAGCGCAAATACTTGAAATGATTTTGAGGGGAGTTCGATAG
- a CDS encoding SRPBCC family protein produces the protein MYKIAAETIIKGDLSSVWAVVIDVDNWPTWDPHEQEARLDGSFAVGTTGWSKPNGGPGTSWKITKVVEQKMWASESPMPGGKIAGENVFEPLGDERIRCSKTVWVSGPLVPLFWFYFGRMIRRDMFATWAALERESDRRKVQLVKEKMIINL, from the coding sequence ATGTACAAGATTGCAGCAGAAACGATAATTAAAGGTGACCTTAGTTCAGTATGGGCCGTAGTTATTGACGTTGATAATTGGCCGACCTGGGATCCGCATGAACAAGAGGCTCGACTAGACGGATCTTTCGCAGTTGGAACGACAGGATGGTCTAAACCTAATGGTGGCCCCGGAACGTCATGGAAAATCACTAAAGTAGTTGAACAGAAAATGTGGGCTTCTGAGAGCCCCATGCCTGGTGGGAAGATCGCCGGTGAAAATGTGTTTGAGCCATTAGGCGACGAACGAATTCGCTGTTCTAAGACAGTATGGGTCAGCGGCCCTCTTGTACCACTTTTCTGGTTTTACTTTGGGCGAATGATTCGACGTGACATGTTCGCTACTTGGGCGGCACTGGAGCGTGAAAGCGATCGCCGGAAGGTACAATTAGTTAAGGAAAAAATGATTATAAATCTTTAG
- a CDS encoding NUDIX domain-containing protein produces MLCPLNGTFPTDKKIAGVHSIPITEDGSIVMVWDKNEKAITTVGGRIEVNEDIDTALNRETIEEAGLILESKRVPIAAWYWESTDSYTVFVMARVKDYVIMPEGFETTGKVTMNFETARQIISKIEGDGFRVELLEMAESVYEQLFKS; encoded by the coding sequence ATGCTGTGTCCTTTAAATGGAACTTTTCCAACTGACAAAAAAATTGCTGGCGTACACAGCATACCAATTACCGAAGATGGCTCAATTGTTATGGTCTGGGATAAGAATGAAAAGGCGATCACTACAGTCGGTGGGAGGATAGAAGTTAATGAGGATATTGATACTGCTTTAAATCGTGAGACAATTGAAGAAGCCGGTCTTATTTTAGAGTCTAAGAGAGTACCGATTGCTGCTTGGTACTGGGAGAGTACGGATTCATACACTGTTTTTGTTATGGCAAGAGTAAAGGATTATGTAATCATGCCGGAAGGTTTTGAGACAACTGGAAAAGTGACCATGAATTTTGAAACAGCTCGCCAAATCATATCAAAAATTGAAGGGGACGGCTTTCGAGTTGAATTACTAGAGATGGCTGAATCGGTCTATGAACAGTTATTCAAAAGTTGA
- a CDS encoding MgtC/SapB family protein codes for MNFELYIKLTFALFLGLLIGIDRQLKHKRLDINTTMVICVASCLITVISIESVTKFAVLGLTNRDPMRLAAQIVSGVGFLGAGIILRRNNDVISGLTSAAMIWAASGLGIAVGAGFYLEALYVAGLLLLAVNVLPHAIKRLGPVKLSQRDVSVKIVMEANYKLTDLIKTIEGKEQTGIEHNQKVMDIRHLKIKDLDSSFQQVELILAAPEKQFTSEIYYFIKRIDHVVSVEVEHL; via the coding sequence ATGAATTTTGAACTTTACATTAAACTAACCTTTGCCCTGTTTTTAGGATTGCTTATCGGTATAGACCGGCAACTCAAACACAAGCGACTGGATATTAATACGACCATGGTCATTTGTGTTGCTAGTTGTTTAATTACGGTCATATCTATAGAATCGGTAACGAAGTTTGCTGTCCTTGGGCTTACCAACCGGGATCCCATGCGTTTAGCAGCACAAATTGTAAGCGGAGTAGGTTTCTTAGGCGCCGGAATTATTTTGAGAAGAAACAATGATGTGATTTCTGGGCTTACTTCTGCAGCCATGATCTGGGCCGCTTCCGGTCTCGGTATCGCAGTTGGCGCAGGCTTTTATTTAGAAGCGTTGTACGTAGCTGGTCTTCTTTTACTAGCCGTTAATGTATTGCCTCATGCGATTAAACGGTTGGGTCCGGTCAAATTAAGCCAGCGGGATGTATCCGTAAAAATTGTCATGGAAGCCAATTACAAACTAACCGATCTGATCAAAACCATTGAGGGTAAGGAGCAAACAGGAATAGAACACAATCAAAAGGTAATGGATATTAGACATTTGAAAATTAAAGATTTGGATTCAAGCTTCCAACAAGTCGAATTAATTCTAGCCGCACCTGAGAAACAATTTACAAGCGAGATCTATTATTTTATTAAACGCATTGATCATGTTGTATCGGTGGAGGTAGAGCATCTATAA
- a CDS encoding Dabb family protein, whose translation MYEHLVVFKFYTNVTPAKHQELLDQLLTFRDRIPGIFDISAGINVTEETENIKGYTLGLRVTFEDLASLRSYGPHPVHQEFVKSLDGILENVIVVDYPKV comes from the coding sequence ATGTATGAACATCTCGTTGTATTCAAGTTTTATACTAATGTCACGCCAGCCAAGCATCAGGAATTGCTGGATCAATTGCTCACGTTTCGGGATCGTATCCCCGGGATATTCGATATAAGTGCAGGCATCAATGTAACTGAAGAAACGGAAAATATCAAGGGCTACACGCTCGGATTACGGGTTACATTCGAAGACCTTGCTTCGCTGCGTTCATATGGTCCGCATCCTGTTCATCAGGAATTTGTTAAATCGCTGGATGGTATACTGGAAAATGTTATTGTAGTTGATTACCCAAAGGTTTAA
- a CDS encoding Dabb family protein, whose amino-acid sequence MYEHLVVFKFNTNVTPAKQQELLDQLLTFRDRIPGIFDISAGINVTEETENIKGYTLGLRVTFEDLASLRSYGPHPVHQEFVKSLDGILENVIVVDYPKV is encoded by the coding sequence ATGTACGAACATCTCGTTGTATTCAAGTTCAATACTAATGTCACGCCAGCCAAGCAACAGGAATTACTGGATCAATTGCTCACGTTTCGGGATCGTATCCCCGGGATATTTGATATAAGTGCAGGTATCAACGTAACTGAAGAAACGGAAAATATCAAGGGCTACACGCTCGGATTGCGGGTTACATTCGAAGACCTTGCATCGCTGCGTTCATATGGTCCGCATCCTGTTCATCAGGAATTTGTTAAATCGCTGGATGGTATACTGGAAAATGTTATTGTAGTTGATTACCCAAAGGTTTAA
- a CDS encoding DUF3291 domain-containing protein yields MTNEYQLAQINIAKAIAPLDHPTMKGFVDQLDYNNELADKSPGFVWRLQTEDGDATAFKVFDDPLIIVNMSVWESLESLKAYVYFGDHVEAFKKRKNWFEKLDFPSLALWWVPKGQIPKLKSAKEKLELLKLQGPTPNAFTFTRPFPPQE; encoded by the coding sequence ATGACTAACGAGTATCAGTTGGCTCAGATTAATATTGCAAAAGCGATTGCTCCACTTGATCATCCCACGATGAAAGGTTTTGTCGATCAACTGGATTACAATAATGAATTGGCTGATAAAAGCCCTGGATTTGTATGGCGGTTACAAACGGAAGATGGAGATGCAACTGCATTTAAGGTATTCGACGATCCACTTATTATCGTTAATATGTCAGTATGGGAGTCTTTGGAATCGCTAAAGGCGTATGTTTACTTCGGTGATCATGTTGAGGCATTCAAGAAACGGAAAAACTGGTTTGAAAAGTTGGACTTTCCTTCATTAGCGTTATGGTGGGTTCCAAAAGGTCAAATACCAAAGTTGAAATCAGCTAAAGAAAAGTTGGAATTACTCAAATTACAGGGACCTACCCCCAATGCATTTACGTTTACCCGACCATTTCCACCACAAGAATAG
- a CDS encoding IS110 family transposase, which yields MKFKQSDGQNQRIERISTSHLVVGIDIAKETHVAQATNFRGIVLTKRHLTFPNTREGFEKLDRWMDGLQQKHRLKGLIIGMEPTGHYGFNLANWLADKGKHVVMVNPATTKRNKENRDNSPSKSDPKDALVIADVVSRGYYYEYSRQATVFQRLRTIMSDREFWVTNSVRLQNRIIRWLDIRFPEYFSVFKNWTYKRSLTTLKEFPSPRDIESLSVSEVITGWKKHMKRAGGSTGMQKAAQLIAQAKRSVGETTALDEAKQDLERLLQEFERIVEMLDRIEQDIEVLLSEIPMADHLRSIGLGTICIAAILSGAGDLTQYAHGRQLLRKAGLNLAEKMSGKYKGQIMLSKRGDATLRKYLYLATLQLVGNHAVFRQLHEHNVQVKKMKKQQSVFKLLGKLARIIIGIVGRGETFSPEKAAPTCTQAA from the coding sequence ATGAAGTTTAAGCAATCAGACGGACAAAATCAACGCATTGAACGAATCTCCACATCTCACCTTGTTGTAGGTATCGACATTGCAAAGGAAACTCATGTAGCACAAGCGACTAATTTTCGTGGCATCGTACTTACTAAGCGACATCTTACATTCCCAAATACACGTGAGGGTTTCGAAAAATTAGATCGATGGATGGATGGATTACAACAGAAACATCGATTAAAGGGACTCATCATCGGCATGGAGCCGACCGGACACTACGGGTTTAATCTGGCTAATTGGCTTGCCGACAAGGGCAAGCACGTTGTCATGGTGAATCCGGCCACCACCAAACGAAACAAGGAGAACCGCGATAATTCTCCCTCCAAAAGTGATCCGAAAGATGCGCTTGTCATCGCAGATGTGGTCAGCCGAGGCTACTACTATGAATACTCGCGACAGGCTACTGTCTTTCAAAGGTTGCGCACAATTATGAGTGACCGGGAATTTTGGGTGACGAATAGTGTACGGCTGCAGAACCGGATCATCCGCTGGTTAGACATTCGGTTCCCCGAGTATTTCTCGGTGTTTAAAAACTGGACCTACAAACGTTCCTTGACTACGCTTAAAGAATTCCCTTCTCCGCGGGATATAGAATCTCTGTCCGTCTCCGAGGTGATCACAGGATGGAAAAAGCATATGAAGCGAGCCGGTGGCTCCACTGGCATGCAGAAGGCTGCGCAGCTCATCGCTCAAGCTAAGCGAAGTGTAGGCGAAACGACTGCCCTCGATGAAGCGAAGCAGGATTTAGAGCGGCTATTACAAGAGTTCGAACGGATTGTTGAAATGCTAGATAGAATTGAACAGGATATAGAAGTGTTGCTCAGTGAAATTCCTATGGCCGATCATCTTCGATCCATCGGCCTAGGCACTATCTGCATTGCAGCCATTCTATCAGGTGCTGGCGACCTAACACAGTATGCCCATGGACGTCAGTTATTGCGTAAAGCAGGCTTAAACCTGGCTGAAAAAATGTCAGGAAAATATAAGGGTCAAATCATGCTCTCAAAAAGGGGCGATGCTACACTGCGGAAATATCTGTATCTGGCCACGCTCCAACTCGTTGGAAATCATGCTGTGTTCCGACAGCTGCATGAGCATAATGTTCAAGTCAAGAAAATGAAGAAGCAACAGTCGGTATTTAAACTGCTTGGAAAACTGGCACGAATCATCATTGGCATTGTTGGGCGGGGAGAAACTTTTTCTCCTGAAAAAGCGGCCCCTACTTGCACTCAAGCTGCTTAA
- the phoU gene encoding phosphate signaling complex protein PhoU has translation MEARSSFHHSLDELQRKLLDMGASVKHMIHSAGESLARHDDKLANDVIDSDDKIDESLQHIEELCLQLIALQQPMASDLRIIGTALKISTDLERIADHAVDIAKITIRLSGEELVKPLEDIPRMVNLAKEMLLESLLSYTERNVHRAAALSEKEEQVDTLYSSIMSEMVELMSSETAKKNRQLTHLILVAHHLERVADHITNIGEGVIYMVTGTRKVLNI, from the coding sequence ATGGAAGCTAGATCCAGTTTTCACCATTCTTTAGATGAATTGCAGCGAAAATTGCTTGATATGGGAGCAAGTGTGAAGCATATGATCCATTCAGCCGGGGAGTCCCTAGCTCGTCACGACGATAAGTTGGCGAATGACGTTATTGATAGCGATGATAAAATTGATGAGTCGTTGCAACATATTGAAGAACTATGCTTGCAATTGATCGCCCTGCAGCAGCCGATGGCCAGCGACCTTCGTATTATTGGAACGGCACTGAAGATTTCCACAGACTTGGAACGTATCGCTGACCATGCTGTCGATATTGCAAAGATTACCATTCGATTGAGTGGCGAAGAACTGGTAAAACCGCTGGAAGACATTCCCCGAATGGTAAATCTGGCTAAGGAAATGCTGTTGGAGAGTTTGTTGTCTTACACGGAGCGAAACGTGCATCGTGCCGCCGCACTCTCGGAGAAGGAAGAGCAAGTCGATACACTTTACAGCAGCATCATGTCCGAAATGGTTGAATTAATGAGTTCTGAAACAGCGAAAAAAAACCGTCAACTAACCCATTTGATTTTGGTAGCACATCACTTAGAAAGAGTTGCGGACCATATAACCAATATTGGTGAAGGGGTCATCTACATGGTAACAGGAACAAGAAAAGTTTTGAACATTTGA
- a CDS encoding stalk domain-containing protein produces the protein MKRNFIIVGVLMSLLLIFSQSVYAHSTVVNSEPKSDALLTTSPQQVKILFNEQITAATIPVTVTDENGDRVDLNDGAVSKENVDMLQVSLNSPLKPGIYQVNWSIIADDGDPVKGNFKFTVGNASSTEKQQDDVGVKVDGTLKVFPDAKPYVDQDSGHTMVPVRFVSEALGADVAMDKDNTTVKITRNGKQISLMTGSNTAIVDGNTVALDTGAVLKDSRLFVPVRFISESFGVRVDWDADTRTVLINTK, from the coding sequence GTGAAAAGAAATTTTATTATCGTAGGTGTGTTGATGTCTTTGTTATTGATTTTTTCTCAATCTGTCTATGCTCATTCCACAGTCGTGAACTCAGAACCAAAGAGTGATGCCTTATTAACCACATCTCCCCAGCAGGTAAAGATCTTATTTAACGAACAAATTACAGCTGCTACTATTCCTGTTACTGTAACCGATGAAAACGGAGATCGCGTGGATCTGAATGATGGTGCTGTTTCCAAAGAAAATGTAGATATGTTGCAAGTAAGCTTGAACTCCCCACTTAAGCCGGGAATATATCAAGTTAATTGGTCGATCATTGCGGATGATGGTGATCCTGTTAAAGGTAATTTTAAGTTTACGGTTGGTAACGCTAGTTCTACGGAAAAACAACAAGACGACGTTGGGGTAAAAGTCGATGGTACATTAAAAGTATTTCCGGATGCAAAGCCTTACGTTGATCAGGATAGCGGGCACACAATGGTTCCTGTACGATTTGTGAGTGAAGCATTAGGTGCTGATGTAGCCATGGATAAAGATAATACTACAGTGAAGATAACGCGAAATGGGAAACAGATTAGCTTAATGACTGGGTCAAACACTGCAATAGTTGATGGCAATACTGTTGCTTTGGATACTGGAGCTGTATTAAAAGATAGCCGGCTTTTTGTACCAGTTCGATTTATCAGTGAGAGCTTTGGGGTACGAGTGGACTGGGATGCTGACACACGTACAGTTCTGATCAATACAAAATAA